Proteins from one Salvia hispanica cultivar TCC Black 2014 unplaced genomic scaffold, UniMelb_Shisp_WGS_1.0 HiC_scaffold_835, whole genome shotgun sequence genomic window:
- the LOC125200175 gene encoding LOW QUALITY PROTEIN: uncharacterized protein LOC125200175 (The sequence of the model RefSeq protein was modified relative to this genomic sequence to represent the inferred CDS: inserted 3 bases in 2 codons), with the protein MTGGRCQRRRKGMAGGGRGAAQAKVIGSNCGSPNLKREFTEKPSYSLEFTKLPPACRVELGLYAQAFKALSFRSPFDSEDSQVPTALVSSGNSLPSGVSHLLSRQSDSRKRHKKLHSSSEHKKSSASGRSRGNNFWAENEEYFRELTAEDVERLQRVSNVGCSSSEKCFLVPALDNDESLCNRYGMINRMLSRACEDSLNLENSVELNPGVKIEKEENGPCSMDIVDDDEVERKELEIIEENGADERLNSEEVTTSCSGVEWLLGSRNRIYLASERPSKKRKLFGKDAGLDKLLAVRPVEGLESVCHYCSYGDIGDLLNKLIKCSSCGMVVHQKCYGVQEDVDGLWLCSWCKWRNIVDMSVEKPCLLCPKQGGALKPVLERGLGNENDESKSKFAHLFCCLWMPEVYLDNIGTTESIINMEELKDTRRKIICYLCKVKHGTCVRCSNGSCRASFHPICAREAKHRMEIWGKIRSDEVELRAFCSKHSEVQSDSGCQDIGDIPLTADLDLRKLNDVVLDGEDLVDSTSSDNHPENGVALRTALHSADRNGNEGVDTCGPPNFSMVLKKLIDLGKVNAGDLASEIGVSADSLNTVLKENHMVPELQYKLLKWLKTHVHVGNLQKTLQVMIRSSLGSKPMLGVAEGVGDVSIEESDISDAVPVKSVPPRRRTKSSVWTMKDDNSCLSTDKTHNETTEGDACLSLLVGEHSNDVLSDSWPDESKTVLPGPQQQQDNSANNSVKIEDELRALVQCLSEDDLVGETKQSQTMDACSLVFRNGEVNHASYIHPFIYCKLMQTKSDMLEKVVSDQSAVLRDREVSQMKVSSSSGLGCNIDNRPATSSDQTTSCEGLNIDQLAKARNLGILKLSPGDEVEGALIYYQQQLICNATMRKRISDDLISKVVRSLPQELDAAGKQKWDAVLVSQYNLELREAKKQGRKERRHKEAQAVLAAATAAAAASSRISSLRKDTLEDQHEDLHKNGSSDVRPGFYSKLNPRAKETTSRAAVVRSSSDVNSDSARSTSEFLKDHPRTCDVCRRPETALNPVLVCSSCKITVHMDCYCSDRSATGPWHCELCEDLFSSRGSGALATNSWEKPYYVAECGLCGGTAGAFRKSVGGQWIHALCAEWVLESTYKRGQVSPIVGMDNVSRGCDTCTVCRRKQGVCLKCSYGHCQTTFHPTCARSAGFYMTVRTNGDKLQHKAYCEKHSVEQKAKADTQKHGVEEFKSLKQVRVELERLRLLCERIIKREKLKRELVLCSHDILASSRDSVCLTXARHPFYQPEVSSESATTSIKGYTDGYTSSEMIQRSDDISVDSTVAGXRRVKIPMTVDNDQRTEDSSTSQNVNSLKPPERQSFAGKKIPRDLPPNRGIPPMTLKNEREVEN; encoded by the exons ATGACTGGCGGCAGATGCCAGAGGCGGAGGAAGGGGATGGCCGGTGGTGGTAGGGGCGCCGCCCAGGCGAAGGTAATTGGTTCGAATTGCGGCAGCCCTAATTTGAAGCGGGAATTTACGGAAAAGCCCTCGTATTCTTTGGAATTTACGAAATTGCCCCCGGCTTGTAGAGTTGAGCTTGGTTTGTATGCTCAAGCTTTCAAGGCGCTGTCGTTTCGTTCCCCCTTTGATTCGGAGGACTCTCAAGTGCCCACCGCGTTGGTTTCTAGTGGGAACAGTTTACCTAGTGGGGTGTCGCATTTGTTGAGTAGGCAATCGGATAGTAGGAAACGGCACAAGAAGTTGCACTCGAGCTCGGAGCACAAGAAGTCCTCGGCCTCGGGGAGGTCTCGGGGGAACAACTTTTGGGCGGAGAATGAGGAATATTTTCGTGAATTGACTGCTGAGGATGTCGAGAGGCTTCAGAGGGTTTCGAATGTTGGGTGTTCGAGCAGTGAGAAGTGTTTCTTAGTCCCGGCTTTGGATAATGATGAAAGTTTGTGTAACCGATATGGCATGATCAATAGGATGCTTTCAAGAGCCTGTGAGGACAGCTTGAACTTGGAAAATAGTGTTGAGTTGAACCCGGGTGTGAAGattgagaaagaagagaatggGCCTTGTTCTATGGATattgttgatgatgatgaagtcGAAAGAAAGGAATTGgaaattattgaagaaaatggtgCTGACGAAAGACTGAATAGCGAGGAAGTTACTACTTCTTGTAGTGGTGTAGAATGGCTTCTAGGTTCAAGGAACAGGATTTATTTGGCATCAGAGCGGCCCTCCAAGAAACGAAAGCTTTTCGGGAAAGATGCTGGGCTGGACAAGCTCCTTGCAGTACGTCCAGTTGAAGGTTTAGAGTCTGTGTGCCATTATTGTAGTTATGGTGACATTGGCGACCTCTTGAATAAGTTGATCAAGTGTTCTTCTTGTGGGATGGTGGTGCATCAAAAGTGTTATGGAGTTCAAGAAGATGTAGATGGTTTGTGGTTATGCTCATGGTGTAAATGGAGGAATATTGTGGACATGAGTGTAGAGAAACCATGTTTACTCTGTCCAAAGCAAGGTGGTGCCCTGAAACCTGTGCTGGAAAGAGGACTTGGAAACGAGAATGACGAGTCTAAGTCGAAGTTCgctcatttattttgttgccTGTGGATGCCTGAGGTTTATCTTGATAACATTGGTACAACGGAATCTATCATTAATATGGAAGAATTGAAGGACACAAGAAGGAAGATAATTTGTTATTTGTGCAAGGTTAAGCACGGTACCTGTGTCCGATGCAGCAATG GATCGTGCAGAGCATCGTTCCATCCTATTTGTGCAAGGGAAGCAAAACACAGAATGGAGATATGGGGCAAGATTAGATCTGATGag GTTGAATTGCGTGCTTTTTGTTCAAAGCATTCAGAAGTCCAGTCTGACAGTGGCTGTCAAGATATTGGGGACATTCCGTTGACAG CTGATTTGGATCTTCGCAAGCTGAATGATGTTGTTCTGGATGGGGAGGACTTGGTAGATAGTACAAGTTCTGACAATCACCCAGAAAATGGAGTTGCACTTCGTACTGCTCTTCATTCTGCAGATAGGAATGGCAATGAGGGCGTCGATACTTGCGGTCCTCCCAATTTCTCTATGGTTTTGAAGAAG TTGATCGATCTAGGGAAAGTTAATGCTGGAGATCTCGCCTCAGAGATTGGTGTTTCTGCTGATTCTTTAAATACAGTACTCAAG GAAAATCACATGGTTCCTGAGTTGCAATATAAATTACTTAAATGGTTGAAGACCCATGTTCATGTTGGTAACCTACAAAAGACTTTGCAAGTGATGATTAGATCATCTTTAGGATCAAAGCCCATGCTAGGTGTAGCTGAAGGTGTTGGTGATGTTTCAATAGAGGAGTCTGATATCTCTGACGCTGTTCCAGTTAAATCTGTGCCACCTCGGAGAAGAACCAAAAGCAGTGTGTGGACTATGAAAGACGATAACTCATGCCTTTCAACTGACAAGACTCACAACGAAACAACTGAGGGCGATGCCTGTCTATCTCTTCTTGTTGGAGAACACTCCAATGACGTGCTAAGTGACTCCTGGCCGGATGAGTCCAAAACG GTTTTGCCCGGTCCTCAGCAACAGCAAGATAATTCAGCAAATAATTCTGTCAAAATTGAAG ACGAGCTCAGAGCTCTAGTGCAGTGTCTCTCTGAAGATGATCTGGTTGGGGAAACCAAACAATCTCAGACGATGGATGCCTGTTCACTCGTTTTCAG aaATGGGGAAGTAAACCATGCTTCATACATCCATCCATTTATCTACTGTAAATTGATGCAGACCAAGAGTGACATGCTTGAAAAAGTTGTATCCGACCAGTCTGCAG TTTTGAGAGATCGGGAAGTTTCGCAGATGAAAGTATCTTCCAGTTCAGGTCTTGGTTGCAATATTGATAACCGTCCAGCTACATCTTCTGACCAGACTACCAGTTGTGAGGGTTTGAATATTGATCAATTGGCCAAGGCAAGAAACCTGGGTATATTAAAACTATCTCCTGGAGATGAAGTGGAAGGAGCGCTTATATATTATCAACAACAGCTCATTTGCAATGCTACTATGAGAAAACGAATAAGTG ATGATTTGATTTCAAAGGTTGTTAGGAGTCTTCCACAGGAGTTAGATGCTGCAGGAAAACAAAAATGGGATGCTGTTCTGGTTAGTCAGTATAATCTTGAGCTTAGAGAAGCCAAAAAGCAGGGAAGGAAAGAACGTAGGCATAAAGAAGCTCAAGCTGTACTGGCTGCTGCAACTGCTGCAGCTGCAGCTTCCTCTAGAATATCATCACTTAGGAAGGACACACTAGAAGATCAACATGAG GATCTTCATAAGAATGGTTCATCTGATGTAAGACCTGGGTTCTACTCCAAGCTCAATCCTCGAGCAAAAGAGACTACTTCAAGGGCTGCTGTCGTGAGGTCTTCATCTGATGTGAACTCGGATTCTGCCCGGTCAACTTCTGAGTTCTTGAAAGACCATCCTAGGACATGTGACGTATGCAGACGTCCAGAGACTGCCTTGAATCCTGTTTTAGTTTGTTCAAGTTGCAAG ATTACAGTTCACATGGATTGCTACTGTAGTGATAGAAGTGCCACTGGGCCATGGCACTGTGAATTGTGTGAGGACTTATTTTCTTCTCGGGGTTCGGGAGCTCTGGCAACAAATTCTTGGGAGAAGCCCTACTATGTTGCCGAATGTGGTCTATGTGGAGGCACTGCAGGTGCTTTTAGAAAGTCAGTTGGTGGCCAATGGATACATGCCTTATGTGCTGAA TGGGTTTTAGAGTCAACATACAAAAGGGGACAAGTCAGTCCTATTGTGGGCATG GATAATGTGTCTAGGGGATGTGATACTTGCACTGTTTGCCGTCGAAAACAGGGTGTTTGCCTTAAG TGTAGTTACGGTCACTGTCAAACCACATTTCATCCTACTTGTGCTAGAAGTGCTGGTTTCTACATGACTGTGAGGACTAATGGTGACAAGTTGCAGCATAAGGCTTACTGTGAAAAGCACAGTGTTGAACAAAAAGCAAAG GCTGACACTCAGAAGCATGGTGTGGAAGAGTTCAAGAGCCTTAAGCAAGTCAGG GTTGAATTGGAGAGATTGCGACTTTTGTGCGAGAGAATTATAAAAAGGGAGAAATTGAAA CGTGAATTGGTTCTTTGCTCTCATGATATTCTTGCTTCAAGTCGAGACTCCGTTTGTCTAA TGGCTCGTCATCCATTTTACCAACCTGAAGTTAGTTCAGAATCTGCAACAACCTCCATCAAAGGTTACACTGATGGTTACACAAGCAGTGAAATGATTCAAAGATCAGATGACATATCGGTCGACAGCACAGTCGCTGG AAGGCGTGTTAAAATCCCCATGACCGTGGATAACGATCAGAGAACAGAGGACAGTTCAACATCGCAGAATGTCAATTCTCTGAAACCACCAGAGAGACAGTCTTTTGCTGGGAAGAAAATCCCCAGAGACCTTCCGCCAAACCGAGGAATCCCTCCAATGACACTGAAAAACGAACGAGAAGTAGAAAAT
- the LOC125200171 gene encoding uncharacterized protein LOC125200171 isoform X2 has translation MPKPLVPGTADKSKQSKIALRTNEMTLAPKAIHAQPNSSHSVNQSRAGQTRSDSASNSHVGKFLVLKPGRESIVVGQKDVNSAPGNGNGKVAKDGQLAMGSSTATASNSASNVRVSVLENKSAALSLGSRSPVEKKSPQSLAQSRSEFFNLMRRKTSVRAPAIHSDSSSDILSPTAETTVENCKEGHASDTPCVLENGNQMVCNGDRYDITEKTGCLPDVGDSSLSSHGSIYPDAEEAAFLRSLGWEENGEDEGLTEEEINAFYQEYMKQRPSMAACQSSQPKQPTPSNFPMLFQMLQYLTPAPLSQSPKLDCQDHAESYVENSILFAFCSRGDLRFLVDKDFWLWQNEGPYNKIAGT, from the exons ATGCCTAAACCATTG GTTCCTGGCACTGCAGATAAATCAAAGCAATCAAAGATTGCTCTGAGAACCAATGAGATGACTTTGGCACCCAAGGCTATTCATGCACAACCCAATTCTTCTCATTCTGTTAATCAATCTCGTGCTGGACAAACCAGGTCTGATTCTGCAAGCAACTCTCATGTTGGAAAGTTTCTGGTTCTTAAACCCGGCCGTGAAAGTATCGTCGTTGGACAAAAGGATGTAAATAGTGCACCTGGTAATGGCAATGGAAAAGTAGCTAAAGATGGCCAGCTTGCTATGGGTTCAAGTACTGCGACTGCATCAAATAGTGCAAGCAATGTGAGGGTTTCTGTTCTTGAAAACAAGTCTGCTGCCCTATCTCTAGGATCAAGATCCCCCGTGGAAAAGAAATCGCCCCAATCTCTGGCACAAAGTAGAAGTGAATTCTTTAATCTGATGAGGAGGAAAACCTCAGTCCGTGCTCCTGCCATTCACTCAGATTCAAGTTCGGATATTCTCTCTCCCACTGCAGAGACAACTGTAGAAAATTGTAAAGAAGGCCATGCTTCTGACACTCCTTGTGTTTTGGAGAATGGAAACCAGATGGTGTGTAATGGTGATAGATATGACATTACTGAGAAGACAGGATGTCTTCCGGATGTCGGAGACAGTAGCTTGTCTAGTCATGGATCAATTTACCCTGATGCAGAAGAGGCTGCTTTCCTTCGATCACTTGGCTGGGAGGAAAATGGTGAAGATGAAGGATTAACTGAGGAAGAGATTAATGCTTTTTATCAGGAG TACATGAAGCAGAGGCCATCCATGGCAGCGTGTCAAAGCTCTCAGCCCAAGCAGCCTACACCGTCAAACTTCCCAATGCTATTTCAGATGTTGCAATATCTGACTCCAGCTCCTCTGAGTCAGAGCCCGAAGCTTGATTGTCAGGACCATGCTGAAAGTTATGTGGAGAACTCaattttgtttgctttttgTTCTAGAGGAGACCTAAGGTTTTTGGTTGATAAGGATTTTTGGCTGTGGCAGAATGAGGGGCCGTATAATAAAATAGCTGGCACCTGA
- the LOC125200171 gene encoding uncharacterized protein LOC125200171 isoform X1 — protein sequence MIVCVKIGYTFQVPGTADKSKQSKIALRTNEMTLAPKAIHAQPNSSHSVNQSRAGQTRSDSASNSHVGKFLVLKPGRESIVVGQKDVNSAPGNGNGKVAKDGQLAMGSSTATASNSASNVRVSVLENKSAALSLGSRSPVEKKSPQSLAQSRSEFFNLMRRKTSVRAPAIHSDSSSDILSPTAETTVENCKEGHASDTPCVLENGNQMVCNGDRYDITEKTGCLPDVGDSSLSSHGSIYPDAEEAAFLRSLGWEENGEDEGLTEEEINAFYQEYMKQRPSMAACQSSQPKQPTPSNFPMLFQMLQYLTPAPLSQSPKLDCQDHAESYVENSILFAFCSRGDLRFLVDKDFWLWQNEGPYNKIAGT from the exons ATGATTGTATGTGTTAAAATCGGCTACACTTTTCAGGTTCCTGGCACTGCAGATAAATCAAAGCAATCAAAGATTGCTCTGAGAACCAATGAGATGACTTTGGCACCCAAGGCTATTCATGCACAACCCAATTCTTCTCATTCTGTTAATCAATCTCGTGCTGGACAAACCAGGTCTGATTCTGCAAGCAACTCTCATGTTGGAAAGTTTCTGGTTCTTAAACCCGGCCGTGAAAGTATCGTCGTTGGACAAAAGGATGTAAATAGTGCACCTGGTAATGGCAATGGAAAAGTAGCTAAAGATGGCCAGCTTGCTATGGGTTCAAGTACTGCGACTGCATCAAATAGTGCAAGCAATGTGAGGGTTTCTGTTCTTGAAAACAAGTCTGCTGCCCTATCTCTAGGATCAAGATCCCCCGTGGAAAAGAAATCGCCCCAATCTCTGGCACAAAGTAGAAGTGAATTCTTTAATCTGATGAGGAGGAAAACCTCAGTCCGTGCTCCTGCCATTCACTCAGATTCAAGTTCGGATATTCTCTCTCCCACTGCAGAGACAACTGTAGAAAATTGTAAAGAAGGCCATGCTTCTGACACTCCTTGTGTTTTGGAGAATGGAAACCAGATGGTGTGTAATGGTGATAGATATGACATTACTGAGAAGACAGGATGTCTTCCGGATGTCGGAGACAGTAGCTTGTCTAGTCATGGATCAATTTACCCTGATGCAGAAGAGGCTGCTTTCCTTCGATCACTTGGCTGGGAGGAAAATGGTGAAGATGAAGGATTAACTGAGGAAGAGATTAATGCTTTTTATCAGGAG TACATGAAGCAGAGGCCATCCATGGCAGCGTGTCAAAGCTCTCAGCCCAAGCAGCCTACACCGTCAAACTTCCCAATGCTATTTCAGATGTTGCAATATCTGACTCCAGCTCCTCTGAGTCAGAGCCCGAAGCTTGATTGTCAGGACCATGCTGAAAGTTATGTGGAGAACTCaattttgtttgctttttgTTCTAGAGGAGACCTAAGGTTTTTGGTTGATAAGGATTTTTGGCTGTGGCAGAATGAGGGGCCGTATAATAAAATAGCTGGCACCTGA